One window of Acomys russatus chromosome 28, mAcoRus1.1, whole genome shotgun sequence genomic DNA carries:
- the LOC127210550 gene encoding histone lysine demethylase PHF8-like, whose protein sequence is MTSAPLYCLCQQPYDVNHFMIECDLCQDWFHGSCVGVDERKAAGIDIYHCPACEVVHGPSIMKKCHRSSKKHGALKKQPVKTGSPIFTQQLQGKTFDSPDEVILKPKGSQLTVEFLEKNSFSKPILILKKDGLGMTLPPTSFTVRDVEQHVGSDKEIDVIDVARQASCKMMLGDFVKYYYSKKRGKTFNVINLEFSNTKLSNIVEMPKIVQKLSWIENLWPGECGFERPNIQKYCFMSVQDSYTDFHIEFGGTSVWYHVLKGEKIFYLIHPTDANLTLFECWSNSSHKKEMFFGDQVDKCYKCPVKQGQTLFIPTGWIHAVLTPVDCLAFGGNFLHSLNIEMQLKAYETGRQLTTPAFFKFPSFETICWHVGQHILDLLGGLRENGRSPASYLVCGGKALSLAFRAWTRKEVLPDHEDEIPKTVQTTQLMEDLDREIHLVEDIQKPSTNFGLPMLFHTNSSSLSRPTHSASLSKPTLAVPSKSGSKKKGPKHQDIFKKTEQKGRESPCYHGDNLMDVNNPQALKLGAACLNGSDNASESNKVFNESDNPVSPLKANRSTKKMKRSLSNSWRAKIMKKKKKGNSRMVEGQVIGGNLDLKSNKELLTEKRLGKKEVSLVVSPKLSPNVPRVEFCSDENQIIEPGEAEITTENSHKIDEEMVEGVEGKHGNGSGSDRNFDPLKARKQVGGPGCVVFTEDLDSSRNKKATQDSVLVADLHSSPPSPAPSTPQALLSGEQGQGNESSSSALGAVSKSPVSQHAPRKWPIKRLKYWRPKSKGDSASGGSSGSGFKGSECIYIILESDEEYNDPVLKPPPRKRKISDDAPRTPRACVTPTLPRQDHPAHDSTRVASAEIGLAATAAKLAYRKKALNGEDKT, encoded by the coding sequence ATGACCTCAGCACCTTTGTATTGTCTTTGTCAACAGCCTTATGATGTAAATCACTTCATGATTGAGTGCGACCTGTGCCAGGACTGGTTTCATGGTAGTTGCGTTGGTGTTGATGAAAGGAAAGCCGCTGGCATTGACATCTACCACTGTCCAGCCTGCGAGGTTGTACATGGGCCATCCATTATGAAAAAGTGCCACCGATCTTCTAAGAAGCATGGAGCTCTCAAGAAGCAGCCAGTGAAGACTGGGAGCCCTATCTTTACTCAGCAGCTCCAGGGTAAGACTTTTGACAGCCCTGATGAAGTGATTTTGAAGCCCAAAGGAAGTCAGTTGACAGTGGAATTCCTGGAAAAGAATAGCTTCAGTAAACCCATCCTTATCTTAAAGAAGGATGGGCTGGGGATGACACTTCCCCCAACGTCATTCACTGTCAGAGATGTGGAACAACATGTTGGTTCTGACAAAGAGATTGATGTGATTGATGTGGCCCGTCAGGCTAGCTGCAAGATGATGCTAGGTGATTTTGTGAAATATTATTACAGCAAGAAGAGGGGGAAAACCTTCAATGTTATTAATTTGGAATTCTCTAATACAAAGCTTTCTAATATAGTAGAGATGCCCAAGATAGTTCAAAAGCTTTCCTGGATTGAAAACTTATGGCCAGGAGAGTGTGGCTTTGAGAGACccaatatacaaaaatattgCTTTATGAGTGTGCAGGATAGCTATACAGATTTTCACATTGAATTTGGTGGCACATCAGTCTGGTACCATGTACTTAAGGGTGAAAAGATCTTCTATTTGATCCACCCAACAGATGCTAATCTGACTCTTTTTGAGTGTTGGAGCAACTCCTCTCATAAGAAAGAGATGTTCTTTGGTGACCAGGTGGACAAGTGTTACAAGTGTCCTGTGAAGCAAGGACAGACACTTTTCATTCCTACAGGATGGATCCATGCTGTGCTCACCCCTGTGGACTGCCTAGCATTTGGGGGAAACTTCTTACACAGTCTTAATATTGAAATGCAGCTCAAAGCATATGAGACTGGGAGGCAGCTGACTACCCCAGCCTTCTTTAAGTTTCCCAGCTTCGAGACCATCTGCTGGCATGTGGGACAGCACATCCTGGACCTCTTGGGAGGTCTGAGAGAGAACGGGAGGTCTCCTGCCTCCTACTTGGTTTGTGGTGGTAAAGCTCTGAGCTTGGCCTTTCGGGCCTGGACAAGGAAAGAAGTTCTGCCAGATCATGAGGATGAGATCCCGAagacagtgcagaccacacagctCATGGAAGATCTGGATAGGGAGATCCATCTGGTTGAAGACATCCAGAAGCCGAGCACTAATTTTGGGCTCCCGATGCTCTTTCATACCAATTCCTCTTCCTTAAGTAGGCCAACTCATTCTGCCTCATTATCCAAGCCTACGTTAGCAGTGCCCTCCAAAAGTGGTTCAAAAAAGAAAGGCCCAAAGCACCAAGACATCTTcaagaagacagaacaaaaggGCAGGGAGAGTCCATGCTACCATGGCGATAATCTCATGGATGTAAACAATCCTCAAGCACTAAAGCTAGGCGCTGCCTGCTTGAATGGCTCAGATAATGCCTCAGAATCAAACAAAGTCTTTAATGAGAGTGATAACCCAGTGTCTCCGTTGAAGGCTAATAGAAGTAccaagaagatgaagaggagccTCTCCAACTCTTGGAGAGCCAAaatcatgaagaagaagaagaaaggtaatTCCAGGATGGTGGAAGGGCAGGTGATAGGAGGTAACTTGGACTTGAAATCAAACAAGGAGCTGCTCACTGAAAAGAGATTGGGCAAAAAGGAAGTGAGTCTGGTAGTAAGCCCAAAACTTTCCCCAAATGTGCCCCGTGTGGAGTTTTGCTCTGATGAAAACCAAATTATTGAACCAGGGGAAGCTGAGATCACCACTGAGAACAGCCATAAAATAGATGAGGAAATGGTGGAAGGGGTTGAAGGGAAGCATGGCAACGGGAGTGGATCTGATAGGAATTTTGATCCACTTAAGGCCAGGAAACAGGTGGGAGGACCTGGATGTGTTGTCTTCACCGAGGACCTAGACTCTTCCAGAAACAAGAAGGCTACACAGGACAGTGTGTTGGTGGCTGATTTGCACTCCTCACCTCCTTCACCAGCTCCCTCTACCCCTCAGGCACTTTTGAGTGGGGAGCAGGGCCAAGGCAATGAGAGCTCCAGCAGTGCCTTGGGAGCAGTGTCTAAGAGTCCTGTTTCTCAGCACGCCCCGAGAAAATGGCCCATCAAACGGCTAAAATACTGGAGACCGAAGAGTAAGGGGGACAGTGCCAGTGGGGGCAGCTCCGGATCAGGCTTCAAGGGTTCTGAGTGTATCTACATAATCCTGGAGTCTGATGAGGAGTACAATGACCCTGTTTTGAAACCTCCACCAAGGAAAAGGAAGATATCAGATGATGCTCCAAGGACTCCCAGGGCATGTGTGACCCCAACGTTACCGAGACAGGACCATCCTGCGCACGACAGCACCAGAGTTGCCTCCGCTGAAATAGGCTTGGCTGCAACAGCTGCAAAGCTGGCATATCGGAAAAAGGCACTAAATGGAGAAGATAAGACTTAA